Proteins from a single region of Bacteroidota bacterium:
- a CDS encoding c-type cytochrome, producing the protein MNCCIPSVRHFFLKSFSLFALFLLSVNFGFAQADGGKIFKQNCAACHRIDEQKLVGPGLKDVASRVPQPADEWLFKWIKNNITLQKSGDVYSNKIVNDNGKLPMTVFDGVLSDEDIKAVIAYIKIPPVEKKETAQTTEPEAQQQDHGFNTLTILLIVTIVLIILVRVLGGVKKKLHALVNAKKGLAPPVPVSAVKWASAHKRFLALMGILCIALIARAAYQALMGIGVYQSYKPVQPILFSHKTHAGKLAINCVYCHSGVEKGKTAGVPSANVCMNCHKAISTGPLTGKVEIAKIYDAVGWDAATMKYDKPQHPIQWIRVHALADFAYFNHSQHVVVGKQACINCHGDIATIDEAQQISPLTMVWCIECHRKTEVPGMNSNPYYADLHAKLKEKYKGEPITVEKMGGLDCIKCHY; encoded by the coding sequence ATGAATTGTTGTATCCCAAGTGTCAGACATTTTTTCCTAAAATCATTTTCTCTATTCGCTCTGTTTCTTCTTTCTGTAAATTTTGGCTTTGCGCAAGCTGATGGAGGAAAAATATTTAAACAAAATTGTGCAGCCTGCCATCGAATTGATGAGCAAAAACTTGTTGGTCCTGGATTAAAAGATGTTGCATCGCGAGTTCCGCAGCCGGCAGATGAGTGGTTATTCAAATGGATAAAAAATAACATCACACTTCAGAAATCAGGTGATGTTTATTCCAATAAAATAGTTAATGATAATGGCAAACTGCCAATGACAGTATTTGATGGCGTACTCAGCGATGAGGACATCAAAGCGGTTATTGCGTATATAAAAATTCCTCCTGTTGAGAAAAAAGAAACAGCGCAAACCACAGAACCTGAAGCGCAGCAACAAGACCATGGATTCAATACTTTAACGATTCTTCTCATTGTTACGATTGTTCTAATAATTCTTGTAAGAGTTCTTGGTGGTGTGAAGAAAAAACTCCATGCCCTTGTTAATGCTAAGAAAGGATTAGCTCCACCTGTCCCGGTTAGTGCAGTCAAATGGGCATCGGCACATAAACGCTTTCTTGCTTTGATGGGAATTCTCTGCATTGCGTTGATAGCAAGAGCTGCCTATCAGGCGTTAATGGGAATTGGAGTTTATCAAAGTTATAAACCCGTTCAACCAATATTATTTTCTCACAAAACACACGCAGGAAAACTGGCGATTAACTGTGTTTATTGCCATTCAGGAGTTGAGAAAGGAAAAACCGCTGGAGTTCCTTCCGCAAATGTCTGCATGAACTGCCACAAAGCAATTTCTACTGGGCCACTGACCGGTAAAGTGGAGATAGCAAAAATTTATGATGCCGTAGGATGGGATGCTGCAACCATGAAATACGATAAACCCCAGCATCCGATTCAATGGATTCGTGTGCATGCCCTTGCGGATTTTGCTTACTTCAATCACTCACAGCACGTAGTGGTTGGCAAGCAAGCTTGTATTAACTGCCATGGAGATATTGCAACCATTGACGAAGCCCAGCAGATTTCTCCTCTTACAATGGTGTGGTGCATCGAATGCCACCGCAAAACGGAAGTTCCGGGTATGAATTCTAATCCATATTATGCCGACTTGCACGCTAAACTCAAGGAAAAATATAAAGGCGAACCCATTACAGTAGAAAAAATGGGCGGACTGGATTGTATTAAATGTCACTATTGA
- a CDS encoding four helix bundle protein has protein sequence MNKEELKKRTKYFSIRVFKFLKTLPAGKDMDIISYQLFKASSSVGANYRAVCRSKSSADFLNKLKVVDEEADESLFWLEFIDELELKCYKKELEYLKKEANELVSIFSSSIKTLKSKNTNGSEVKILNP, from the coding sequence ATGAATAAGGAAGAGTTAAAAAAGAGGACAAAATATTTTTCGATAAGAGTTTTTAAATTTTTGAAAACTCTTCCCGCAGGGAAAGATATGGATATTATATCATATCAACTTTTTAAAGCATCATCATCGGTTGGCGCAAATTATAGAGCAGTTTGTAGAAGTAAATCTTCCGCAGATTTTTTAAATAAACTGAAAGTTGTAGATGAAGAAGCTGATGAAAGTTTGTTTTGGTTAGAATTTATTGATGAATTAGAATTAAAATGCTATAAAAAGGAACTTGAGTATTTAAAGAAAGAAGCAAATGAATTAGTTTCTATTTTTTCATCTTCAATCAAAACATTAAAATCAAAAAATACAAATGGTTCTGAAGTTAAAATCCTTAATCCTTAA